The following coding sequences lie in one Rothia sp. SD9660Na genomic window:
- a CDS encoding ABC transporter substrate-binding protein codes for MAAPAFTRRALLHYGSLLTAGLALSACSTSTGADPAASASATESAGPTFRFAQGAQVLTLDPAATYRIESHRISTQILEPLVRADVNTGEPAPSLAKSWEISEDGLTYTFTLVENATFSDGSQLTASSVLANIERWSRLGQAPLTRMTQPFHQLFGTAQAADGSQLDSLVSSWSAPSDTSITIVLARPSRSFLMALTQPAYGLVLPSSIGTDGYLTGFPIGTGAFTLSSWDSSTAVLTRNSSYRGQAPDLGTIEFLTIPDAEKRYYNLLEGSIDAYDQVALKDYVPLALDGYAVQSRDPYAIAYIGINLSHPAFDDTRVRQALARAIDRAAIVEAYYPQGTNTAPDFIPALFQMKKEDMAQVYTYNLTRAQELLRASTYANQAIDFYYPVNLSLPSLPSPEGIYSLISANLVEAGLNIVPKPYRWSDAGTEDVPTAHPDYGLELTGLIGAFRDPTAFLGHVLTPAASAPTTISEPSPSASSSAIPSSTSTAAVSEPTKATASYASILQAINEADTYTDITDWRNAYKEINDQVANLLSAIPLAYPVSGVTQGQRVRTYTVSATCIDDLSTVHIDD; via the coding sequence ATGGCAGCACCAGCCTTTACCCGTCGCGCCCTGCTTCACTACGGTTCCCTACTGACCGCCGGCCTAGCCCTTTCCGCCTGTTCAACCTCCACCGGGGCCGACCCCGCGGCGTCCGCCTCCGCCACCGAGAGCGCAGGCCCCACCTTCCGTTTTGCCCAGGGCGCCCAGGTACTCACCCTTGACCCGGCAGCGACCTATCGGATAGAAAGCCACCGCATCAGCACCCAGATTCTAGAACCCCTGGTGCGGGCCGACGTCAACACCGGCGAGCCTGCCCCCTCTCTTGCCAAGAGTTGGGAGATCAGCGAGGACGGCCTCACCTACACCTTCACCCTGGTTGAGAACGCTACCTTTAGCGACGGCAGCCAGCTGACAGCCAGTAGCGTCCTTGCCAACATCGAGCGCTGGTCTCGTCTGGGGCAGGCTCCTCTGACCCGAATGACCCAGCCCTTCCACCAGCTCTTTGGAACTGCCCAGGCAGCCGATGGCAGCCAGCTAGACTCCCTGGTCAGCAGCTGGTCAGCCCCCAGCGATACAAGCATTACCATTGTGCTTGCCCGCCCCTCCCGCAGTTTCCTCATGGCCCTCACCCAGCCGGCCTACGGGCTGGTCTTGCCCAGCAGCATCGGGACGGACGGCTACCTCACCGGATTCCCCATAGGCACCGGTGCCTTTACGCTGAGCTCCTGGGACAGCAGCACTGCCGTCCTCACCCGCAACAGCTCCTACCGGGGGCAGGCCCCCGACCTTGGCACCATCGAATTCCTGACCATCCCCGATGCCGAAAAGCGCTACTACAACCTGCTCGAAGGCAGCATCGATGCCTACGACCAGGTAGCACTCAAAGACTACGTCCCCCTGGCTCTGGACGGGTACGCGGTGCAGTCCCGCGACCCCTACGCGATTGCTTATATAGGTATCAATCTCTCCCACCCGGCCTTCGACGACACCCGGGTGCGCCAGGCCCTAGCCCGCGCCATCGACAGAGCCGCTATCGTCGAGGCATACTACCCCCAGGGCACCAATACCGCCCCCGACTTCATCCCCGCCCTCTTCCAGATGAAGAAAGAGGACATGGCGCAGGTCTACACCTATAACCTTACCCGCGCCCAGGAACTCCTGCGCGCCAGCACCTACGCCAACCAGGCTATTGATTTCTACTACCCGGTAAACCTCTCTCTACCCTCTCTCCCCTCTCCCGAAGGTATCTACTCGCTGATTTCGGCAAACCTGGTTGAGGCAGGCCTCAACATCGTGCCCAAGCCCTACCGCTGGTCGGACGCCGGTACCGAGGACGTGCCCACCGCTCACCCCGACTATGGGCTAGAACTGACCGGCCTTATCGGGGCCTTCCGCGACCCCACCGCCTTTCTGGGGCATGTGCTCACCCCGGCGGCGTCCGCCCCCACCACCATCAGCGAACCCAGCCCGAGCGCAAGCTCCAGTGCCATCCCTTCCTCCACCTCCACGGCAGCAGTCAGCGAACCGACCAAGGCTACTGCCAGCTACGCCAGTATCCTCCAAGCTATCAACGAAGCTGACACCTACACCGATATCACAGACTGGCGCAATGCCTACAAGGAGATTAACGACCAGGTAGCCAATCTGCTCTCAGCAATCCCCCTGGCCTACCCGGTCTCGGGAGTCACCCAGGGGCAGCGGGTGCGCACCTACACGGTAAGTGCTACCTGCATCGATGATCTCTCAACCGTGCACATCGACGACTAG
- the bcp gene encoding thioredoxin-dependent thiol peroxidase translates to MERLTPGTPAPQFTLPAAGGDTVSLADYAGQKVIVYFYPKASTPGCTAQACDFRDNLASLISQGYAVLGISPDSVKALDTFTENQELTFPLLSDEDHAVAEAYGAWGEKKNYGKTYVGLIRSTLVIDEKGIVEVAQYNVRAKGHVAKLRRDLGIDS, encoded by the coding sequence GTGGAACGACTTACTCCGGGAACCCCCGCACCCCAGTTCACCCTGCCCGCTGCAGGAGGTGACACCGTCTCCCTGGCCGATTATGCAGGGCAGAAGGTCATCGTCTATTTCTACCCCAAGGCATCTACCCCCGGCTGCACCGCCCAGGCCTGCGACTTTAGAGACAACCTGGCCTCGCTCATCTCGCAAGGCTACGCCGTCCTGGGTATCTCACCCGACAGCGTCAAGGCCCTCGATACTTTCACCGAAAACCAGGAGCTCACCTTCCCCCTGCTCTCCGATGAAGACCACGCTGTTGCGGAAGCATACGGGGCCTGGGGTGAAAAGAAAAACTACGGCAAGACCTATGTGGGTCTGATCCGCTCCACCCTCGTCATCGATGAAAAGGGCATCGTAGAGGTCGCCCAATACAACGTCCGCGCTAAGGGCCATGTTGCCAAGCTCCGCCGAGATCTAGGTATCGACTCCTAG
- the metG gene encoding methionine--tRNA ligase produces the protein MTSTPYYITTAISYPNGAPHIGHAYEVIAADTMARFKKLDGFEVRFMTGTDEHGQKMQTTAEKQGKTPKELADENSARFRAMAELVGADFDRFIRTTDADHYTASQTIWTKMEENGDIYLDKYAGWYSVRDEAYYTEDETEVRDGVRYAIATGTEVEWTEEESYFFRLSKYGDRLLELYSTGGFVYPESRRNELAAFIKNGLTDLSISRTTFDWGVPVPGNEKHVMYVWVDALTNYLTGLGYPDTEGELFTKFWPADLHMIGKDITRFHAIYWPAFLWSAGLDLPKRVFGHGFLLVDGEKMSKSIGNVVDPADLVASFGLDQLRFFLLRDVSFGQDGSYSAEGIKNRINSDLANDLGNLAQRSLSMVAKNCEGRVPAHGAFTTEDTAMLEMAAALYEPVRADFDEQAFHRALERIWQVVGEANRYFTAQEPWKLRKTDLERMNTVLYVTAEVLRIVATLTQPVMPTSMGKLLDLLAVAPENRVFAALDRALETGTELPAPAPIFPRYEEPKNA, from the coding sequence ATGACTTCTACCCCGTACTACATCACCACTGCGATTTCTTACCCCAACGGTGCCCCCCATATCGGGCACGCCTACGAGGTTATTGCCGCCGACACCATGGCCCGCTTCAAGAAGCTCGACGGCTTCGAGGTGCGCTTCATGACCGGTACCGATGAGCACGGGCAGAAGATGCAGACCACAGCCGAAAAACAGGGTAAGACCCCCAAGGAACTTGCGGACGAAAACTCCGCCCGCTTCCGCGCTATGGCCGAGCTGGTCGGTGCTGATTTCGACCGCTTCATCCGCACCACTGATGCCGACCACTACACCGCCTCTCAGACCATCTGGACAAAGATGGAAGAGAATGGCGATATTTACCTGGATAAGTACGCAGGCTGGTACTCCGTGCGCGACGAGGCCTACTATACCGAGGACGAAACCGAGGTGCGCGACGGCGTCCGCTATGCCATCGCAACCGGCACCGAGGTTGAGTGGACCGAAGAGGAATCCTACTTCTTCCGTCTCTCCAAGTATGGCGACCGCCTGCTGGAACTCTACTCCACCGGGGGCTTCGTCTACCCTGAATCCCGCCGTAACGAGCTGGCGGCCTTCATCAAGAACGGCCTGACTGATCTCTCTATCTCCCGTACCACCTTCGACTGGGGCGTGCCCGTACCCGGCAATGAAAAGCACGTCATGTACGTGTGGGTGGACGCCCTGACCAACTACCTCACCGGCCTGGGCTACCCCGATACCGAGGGGGAACTTTTCACCAAGTTCTGGCCTGCCGACCTGCACATGATTGGCAAGGACATCACCCGCTTCCACGCCATCTACTGGCCCGCCTTCCTCTGGTCAGCCGGTCTGGACCTGCCCAAGCGGGTCTTTGGCCACGGCTTCCTGCTGGTGGACGGCGAGAAGATGAGCAAGTCTATCGGCAACGTGGTTGACCCCGCCGACCTGGTCGCCAGCTTCGGCCTGGATCAGCTACGCTTCTTCCTGCTGCGCGATGTCTCCTTCGGCCAGGACGGCTCTTACTCAGCCGAAGGTATCAAGAACCGCATTAACTCCGACCTAGCCAACGACCTGGGTAACCTGGCCCAGCGCTCCCTCTCCATGGTGGCGAAGAACTGCGAGGGTAGGGTTCCGGCTCATGGCGCCTTCACCACAGAAGATACCGCCATGCTTGAGATGGCAGCTGCCCTCTATGAGCCCGTCCGCGCTGACTTCGACGAGCAGGCCTTCCATCGCGCCCTGGAGCGTATCTGGCAGGTTGTGGGTGAAGCTAACCGCTACTTCACCGCCCAGGAGCCCTGGAAGCTGCGCAAGACCGACCTGGAGCGCATGAACACCGTGCTGTATGTAACCGCTGAGGTGCTGCGCATCGTCGCCACCTTGACCCAGCCGGTCATGCCTACCTCCATGGGCAAGCTCCTTGACCTGCTGGCGGTTGCTCCTGAGAACCGCGTCTTTGCAGCGCTTGATCGGGCTCTGGAAACCGGAACCGAGCTACCCGCTCCGGCCCCCATCTTCCCCCGCTACGAGGAACCCAAGAACGCCTAG
- a CDS encoding acetolactate synthase large subunit: MTAGTPINPADLAKNLGNRSSLETSQVERMTGSQAIVRSLEELGVTDIFGLPGGAILPTYDPLFDSEKLNHILVRHEQGAGHAAEGYAIASGKVGVAIATSGPGATNLLTAIADANMDSVPLVCITGQVSSKVIGTDAFQEADIVGMTMPIAKHSFMVRDAQEIPRCIATAFKIAATGRPGPVLVDITKDAQQGMMDFSWPPANTDPRGYNPVTRGHSKQIREAAKLITESQRPVLYVGGGIVRAEASDELLKLAKTIGAPVVTTLTARGAYPDSDPQNLGMPGMHGTVPAVTAMQKSDLLIALGARFDDRVTGVLSEFAPHAKVIHVDVDPAEISKIRIADVPIVGDLRYVLPELNEILEGEFASDLPDLSDWWKLVNRFKETFPLGYTKTDDGLGSPQYVIEKLSELTGPDAYYVTGVGQHQMWAAQFIQSENPRHFINSAGLGTMGFSVPAAMGVKVAFPDSVVWSIDGDGCFQMTNQELATCVQNNIPIKVAIINNSSLGMVRQWQNLFYDGRYSNTHLKTGIGTERVPDFVKLAEAYGCAALRCESDADVEETIKQALAINDRPVVVDFNVSPDALVWPMVPAGVSNDQIQIAKDISPSWGEDEEML; this comes from the coding sequence ATGACAGCGGGAACTCCCATCAACCCTGCAGATCTAGCTAAAAACCTGGGCAACCGTAGCAGTTTAGAAACCTCACAGGTAGAGCGCATGACCGGCTCTCAAGCCATCGTCCGCTCCCTCGAAGAACTGGGTGTTACCGATATCTTCGGCCTGCCCGGCGGCGCGATTCTGCCAACTTACGACCCCCTCTTTGACTCTGAAAAGCTCAACCATATTCTGGTGCGCCACGAGCAGGGGGCAGGGCACGCCGCAGAAGGCTATGCTATCGCCAGCGGTAAGGTCGGCGTAGCTATTGCCACCTCGGGCCCCGGTGCCACCAACCTGCTCACCGCCATTGCGGACGCCAACATGGACTCTGTGCCCCTTGTCTGTATCACCGGCCAGGTCTCCTCAAAGGTCATCGGCACCGATGCTTTCCAGGAAGCCGACATCGTAGGCATGACCATGCCCATCGCCAAGCACTCCTTTATGGTGCGCGATGCCCAGGAGATACCCCGCTGCATCGCCACCGCCTTCAAAATTGCCGCAACCGGCCGCCCCGGCCCTGTCCTTGTTGATATCACCAAGGACGCCCAGCAGGGAATGATGGACTTCTCCTGGCCGCCCGCTAACACCGACCCCCGCGGCTACAACCCTGTAACCCGCGGCCACTCCAAGCAGATTCGCGAAGCGGCTAAGCTCATTACCGAGTCCCAGCGCCCCGTGCTCTACGTGGGGGGCGGCATCGTGCGCGCAGAGGCCTCAGATGAACTGCTTAAGCTGGCGAAGACCATTGGCGCGCCTGTGGTCACCACCCTCACCGCCCGCGGTGCCTACCCCGACTCTGATCCCCAGAACCTGGGTATGCCCGGTATGCACGGCACTGTCCCGGCAGTGACCGCCATGCAAAAATCCGACCTGCTCATTGCCCTGGGGGCTCGTTTTGACGACCGCGTCACCGGTGTTCTCTCAGAATTCGCTCCGCACGCCAAGGTTATTCACGTCGATGTAGACCCCGCAGAAATCTCAAAGATTCGTATTGCCGACGTACCCATCGTGGGTGATTTGCGCTATGTGCTGCCTGAACTCAACGAGATTCTCGAAGGCGAGTTTGCCTCTGACCTACCCGATCTTTCGGACTGGTGGAAGCTGGTCAACCGGTTCAAGGAAACCTTCCCGCTGGGCTACACCAAGACTGACGACGGCTTAGGCTCTCCCCAGTACGTCATCGAAAAGCTGAGCGAGCTCACCGGCCCTGACGCCTACTACGTCACCGGTGTGGGTCAGCACCAGATGTGGGCAGCCCAGTTTATCCAGAGCGAAAACCCCCGCCACTTCATCAATTCCGCTGGCCTGGGTACCATGGGCTTCTCCGTCCCTGCCGCTATGGGCGTCAAGGTTGCCTTCCCCGACTCAGTCGTGTGGTCTATTGACGGTGATGGCTGCTTCCAGATGACCAACCAGGAACTGGCCACCTGCGTGCAGAACAACATCCCCATCAAGGTTGCCATTATCAACAACTCGTCCTTGGGTATGGTGCGCCAGTGGCAGAACCTCTTCTATGATGGCCGCTACTCCAACACCCACCTCAAGACCGGCATAGGTACCGAGCGCGTGCCTGACTTCGTCAAGCTGGCTGAAGCCTATGGCTGTGCCGCCTTGCGCTGCGAGAGTGATGCAGATGTAGAAGAAACTATCAAGCAGGCCCTGGCGATCAACGACCGCCCCGTGGTCGTAGACTTCAACGTCAGCCCCGACGCCCTAGTCTGGCCCATGGTTCCCGCCGGCGTATCGAACGACCAGATTCAGATTGCTAAAGATATCTCACCCTCCTGGGGCGAAGATGAGGAGATGCTATGA
- a CDS encoding MarR family transcriptional regulator has product MPEIRNWSINRLLSTAARMLEYSWNDQLKSLGLTHAGVTALGVIAREGMISQVKVASLVGVQAQTMGKTLARLEAHGHVFRTRNTIDRRSYLLGITEEGRRVLAEAENIDRKLGSAGELSNPEFREMLIHIIESLNEHHGGGEVLDDVAGEHTAQIGAITKSLAEAPSAEAEVPEANVTEPVVDRVNTAVMDVITPEMIAEYRK; this is encoded by the coding sequence ATGCCAGAAATTCGTAATTGGTCGATTAATCGACTCCTCTCAACTGCAGCGCGCATGCTGGAATACAGCTGGAACGATCAGCTGAAGTCGCTTGGGCTTACTCATGCTGGCGTAACAGCTCTTGGCGTTATTGCCCGCGAAGGCATGATTTCACAGGTGAAAGTTGCCTCCCTTGTGGGTGTGCAGGCCCAGACCATGGGTAAGACCCTTGCTCGACTCGAAGCGCACGGGCACGTTTTCCGCACCCGTAACACTATTGACCGCCGCAGCTACCTACTAGGCATTACTGAAGAGGGGCGGCGCGTGCTGGCCGAAGCAGAGAACATTGACCGCAAGCTCGGGTCTGCCGGCGAGCTCTCAAACCCGGAATTCCGCGAGATGCTCATTCACATTATTGAAAGCCTCAATGAACACCACGGTGGTGGCGAGGTTCTCGACGATGTTGCAGGTGAGCACACTGCCCAGATTGGGGCAATTACTAAATCTTTAGCAGAGGCTCCGTCGGCAGAAGCCGAGGTACCTGAGGCTAATGTCACGGAGCCTGTCGTTGACCGCGTCAATACCGCTGTTATGGATGTTATTACGCCAGAGATGATTGCTGAGTACCGTAAATAG
- the serA gene encoding phosphoglycerate dehydrogenase codes for MTAKPVVLLAEELSPATVEALGPDFEIRSCDGANRDELLPAIADVDAILVRSATQVDAEAIAAAKKLKVIARAGVGLDNVDIKAATKAGVMVVNAPTSNVISAAELTVGHILGLARNIAAADASMKAGQWKRSAFSGVELFEKTIGIIGLGRIGGLVAERLKAFGTEIIAYDPFVTSARAAALGAELVDLDELVERSDVITIHMPRTPETLGMINAESFKKMKKTAYVVNVARGGLIDETDLDAALRSGEIAGAAIDVYVKEPAKNVPFVELPNVVATPHLGASTFEAQEKAGISVAKSVRLALEGDLVPDAVNVAGGAIDKDVRPGVPLAEKVGRILTAIGGDEALTRVEVKIAGEIATKDVTSLKLSALKGVFTDVVSDKVSYVNAPVLAEQRGIEVELVTTTETDYFRNETVLTGALANGEVVSVAGTVTGPKLIEKLTNVNGFDVEIPITDHMLLLEYVDRPGVIAAIGTLLGTASINIAGMQVSRNDKNAEALCVLALDSALSAEVLESIKRVVNASRAAVINLAD; via the coding sequence GTGACTGCAAAACCCGTCGTTCTGCTCGCTGAAGAACTCTCACCCGCCACCGTTGAAGCCCTGGGCCCCGACTTTGAAATCCGCTCCTGCGACGGCGCCAACCGCGACGAACTCCTCCCTGCTATTGCCGATGTAGACGCCATTCTGGTGCGCTCAGCCACCCAGGTCGACGCGGAGGCCATTGCCGCCGCCAAGAAGCTCAAGGTCATTGCCCGCGCAGGCGTGGGCCTCGACAATGTCGATATCAAGGCAGCCACCAAGGCAGGCGTCATGGTGGTCAACGCTCCCACCTCCAACGTCATTTCTGCCGCCGAACTCACCGTCGGCCACATCCTGGGCCTGGCCCGTAACATCGCCGCTGCCGACGCCTCCATGAAGGCTGGCCAGTGGAAGCGCTCCGCCTTCTCAGGCGTTGAGCTCTTTGAAAAGACCATCGGCATTATCGGCCTGGGCCGAATCGGTGGTCTGGTTGCAGAACGCCTCAAGGCCTTCGGCACCGAGATCATTGCCTACGACCCCTTCGTCACCTCAGCCCGCGCAGCAGCCCTGGGCGCAGAACTGGTTGATCTGGATGAGCTGGTAGAGCGCTCTGACGTCATCACCATCCACATGCCCCGCACCCCCGAAACCCTGGGCATGATTAACGCCGAGAGCTTCAAGAAGATGAAGAAGACCGCCTATGTGGTCAACGTAGCCCGCGGTGGCCTGATCGACGAAACAGACCTTGACGCAGCCCTGCGCTCAGGTGAAATTGCCGGTGCCGCCATTGACGTCTATGTCAAGGAACCTGCCAAGAACGTGCCCTTCGTTGAGCTGCCCAATGTCGTTGCCACCCCCCACCTCGGTGCCTCCACCTTCGAAGCCCAGGAAAAGGCCGGTATCTCGGTTGCTAAGTCTGTACGTCTGGCCCTTGAGGGTGACCTGGTGCCCGACGCCGTCAACGTCGCAGGCGGCGCCATCGACAAGGACGTCCGCCCCGGCGTCCCCCTGGCAGAGAAGGTTGGCCGCATCCTTACCGCCATCGGCGGCGACGAAGCCCTCACCCGCGTCGAGGTCAAGATTGCCGGTGAAATTGCCACCAAGGACGTCACCTCCCTCAAGCTCTCAGCCCTCAAGGGTGTCTTCACCGACGTCGTCTCAGACAAGGTTTCCTACGTCAACGCCCCCGTGCTAGCTGAACAGCGTGGCATTGAGGTCGAGCTGGTCACCACTACCGAAACCGACTACTTCCGCAACGAAACCGTGCTCACCGGCGCCCTGGCCAACGGCGAGGTTGTCTCTGTAGCCGGTACCGTCACCGGCCCCAAGCTGATCGAGAAGCTGACCAACGTCAATGGTTTCGACGTAGAAATCCCCATCACCGACCACATGCTGCTCCTGGAGTACGTAGACCGCCCCGGCGTCATCGCGGCTATCGGTACCCTGCTGGGCACCGCCTCCATCAACATTGCCGGTATGCAGGTCTCCCGCAACGACAAGAACGCTGAGGCCCTCTGCGTCCTGGCCCTGGACTCAGCCCTCTCAGCCGAGGTGCTTGAATCCATCAAGCGCGTGGTCAACGCATCCCGCGCTGCGGTTATTAACCTGGCTGACTAG
- a CDS encoding malate:quinone oxidoreductase — MANEVQTDVVLVGGGIMSATLGVLLKEVEPTWNITLLERLDRVGQESSNPWNNAGTGHSALCELNYAPAGPDGTVDPAKALGINEQFQVSRQLWASLVEEGKIKDASFINPVPHMSLVFGKDHVRYLGKRFEAFENQKLFERMKFSTDFDQIRQWAPLAVEGRDPNQKIAATWSPEGTDVDFGNLTQQMVDYLLEQGVTVQYGQQVTSLEQQSDGSWLIKVKNRLNSEHSQTIRAKFVFLGAGGGALNLLQKSGIKEGKGFGGFPVSGLFFRNTNEETALKHNAKVYGQASVGAPPMSVPHLDTRYVNGKRSLLFGPYAGFKTNFLKQGSLLDLPLSLRPDNLVPMIRAGLDNVDLTKYLIGELLKNRGERVASLREYYPTAVADEWELITAGQRVQVIKKDAKKGGVLQFGTELIASGDGSIAALLGASPGASTAAPIMLTLLARCFPSKMTEWEPRIKELVPGYGVKLNDNHDLADELFAHTAKVLGIDN; from the coding sequence GTGGCAAACGAAGTACAGACCGATGTCGTCCTAGTGGGCGGCGGTATCATGAGCGCAACCCTGGGCGTCCTACTCAAAGAAGTAGAACCCACCTGGAATATCACCCTGCTGGAGCGCCTCGATCGGGTAGGGCAAGAGTCATCTAACCCCTGGAACAACGCGGGTACCGGCCACTCAGCGCTCTGCGAACTCAACTACGCCCCGGCAGGCCCTGACGGAACTGTCGACCCGGCAAAGGCTCTGGGTATTAACGAACAGTTCCAGGTCTCCCGCCAGCTCTGGGCTTCCCTGGTTGAAGAGGGTAAGATTAAGGACGCCAGCTTCATCAACCCTGTACCCCACATGTCCCTGGTCTTCGGTAAAGACCATGTGCGCTACCTAGGTAAGCGCTTTGAAGCCTTTGAGAACCAGAAGCTCTTTGAGCGTATGAAGTTCTCCACCGACTTTGACCAGATTCGCCAGTGGGCTCCCCTGGCCGTTGAGGGCCGTGACCCCAACCAGAAAATCGCCGCTACCTGGTCCCCCGAGGGTACCGATGTAGATTTTGGCAATCTCACCCAGCAGATGGTGGATTACCTGCTCGAGCAGGGCGTCACCGTCCAGTACGGCCAGCAAGTCACCAGCCTCGAACAGCAGAGCGACGGCAGCTGGCTGATTAAGGTCAAGAACCGCCTGAACTCCGAGCACAGCCAAACCATCCGCGCCAAGTTCGTCTTCCTGGGCGCCGGTGGCGGTGCCCTGAACCTGCTGCAGAAGTCAGGTATTAAGGAGGGCAAGGGTTTCGGTGGCTTCCCCGTCTCGGGCCTCTTCTTCCGCAATACAAATGAAGAAACCGCCCTCAAGCACAATGCCAAGGTCTACGGCCAGGCATCGGTGGGTGCCCCGCCCATGTCTGTGCCCCACCTCGATACCCGCTACGTGAACGGCAAGCGCTCCCTACTCTTTGGCCCCTACGCTGGCTTTAAGACCAACTTCCTCAAGCAGGGCTCTCTGCTCGATTTGCCCCTCTCCCTGCGTCCGGACAACCTGGTCCCCATGATTCGTGCGGGCCTGGATAACGTGGATCTCACCAAGTACCTCATCGGTGAACTGCTCAAGAACCGCGGCGAGCGTGTAGCCTCTCTGCGCGAGTACTACCCTACCGCGGTAGCGGATGAGTGGGAGCTCATCACCGCCGGTCAGCGCGTGCAGGTGATCAAGAAGGACGCTAAGAAGGGCGGCGTGCTGCAGTTCGGCACCGAGCTCATCGCCTCGGGCGACGGCTCCATCGCAGCCCTGCTCGGTGCCTCCCCCGGCGCTTCAACCGCAGCCCCCATCATGCTGACTCTGTTGGCCCGTTGCTTCCCCTCCAAGATGACCGAGTGGGAACCCCGCATCAAGGAACTGGTGCCCGGCTACGGCGTCAAGCTCAACGACAATCACGACCTGGCTGACGAGCTCTTTGCCCACACCGCCAAGGTGCTGGGTATCGATAACTAG
- the ilvC gene encoding ketol-acid reductoisomerase — MAKIYYNDDADLANIAERSVAIIGYGSQGHAHALNLRDSGVDVRVGLAEGSKSRAKAEAEGLRVLTVAEAAAEADVIMIITPDQVQAEVYKNDIAPNLNEGDALFFAHGFNIVFGYIETPEGVDVAMVAPKGPGHTVRREFEAGRAVPALVAVEKDASGKALDLALAYAKAMGATRAGVIETTFKEEAESDLFGEQAVLCGGASQLIQYGFETLTEAGYQPEIAYFEVLHELKLIVDLMIEGGIAKQRWSISDTAEYGDYVSGPRVITPEVKENMKAVLADIQDGTFAKRFMEDQAAGGPEFKELRAKGEAHPIEATGRELRKLFAWNNSVDSDYVDGSVAR, encoded by the coding sequence ATGGCAAAGATCTACTACAACGACGACGCAGATCTGGCGAACATCGCAGAACGCTCCGTCGCCATCATCGGCTACGGCTCCCAGGGCCACGCCCACGCCCTCAACCTGCGTGACTCTGGCGTAGACGTCCGCGTTGGTCTTGCAGAAGGTTCAAAGTCACGCGCCAAGGCAGAAGCAGAAGGCCTGCGCGTCCTGACCGTTGCAGAAGCAGCAGCAGAAGCAGACGTCATCATGATCATCACCCCCGACCAGGTTCAGGCAGAGGTCTACAAGAACGACATCGCCCCCAACCTCAACGAAGGTGACGCCCTCTTCTTCGCCCACGGCTTCAATATCGTCTTCGGCTACATCGAAACCCCCGAGGGCGTCGACGTTGCCATGGTTGCCCCCAAGGGCCCCGGCCACACCGTCCGCCGCGAATTTGAGGCAGGACGAGCCGTACCCGCCCTCGTCGCCGTCGAAAAGGACGCCTCAGGTAAGGCCCTCGACCTGGCCCTGGCTTACGCCAAGGCAATGGGGGCAACCCGTGCAGGCGTCATTGAAACCACCTTCAAGGAAGAAGCCGAGTCCGATCTCTTCGGTGAGCAGGCAGTACTCTGCGGTGGCGCTTCCCAGCTGATTCAGTACGGCTTCGAAACCCTGACCGAAGCTGGCTACCAGCCCGAAATCGCCTACTTCGAGGTGCTGCACGAGCTCAAGCTGATTGTTGACCTCATGATCGAGGGCGGCATCGCCAAGCAGCGCTGGTCCATCTCAGATACCGCCGAATACGGTGACTACGTCTCAGGCCCCCGCGTCATCACTCCCGAGGTCAAGGAAAACATGAAGGCTGTTCTGGCCGACATTCAGGACGGCACCTTCGCCAAGCGCTTCATGGAGGACCAGGCAGCCGGCGGCCCCGAGTTCAAGGAACTCCGTGCCAAGGGTGAAGCCCACCCCATCGAAGCAACCGGCCGCGAACTGCGCAAGCTCTTTGCCTGGAACAACTCCGTTGACTCAGACTACGTCGACGGCTCAGTTGCCCGCTAA
- the ilvN gene encoding acetolactate synthase small subunit encodes MSRHTLSVLVEDKPGVLARVSGLFARRMFNIDSLAVGPTEIPGISRITVVVDAEGVLLEQVTKQLNKLIHVLKIVELPDEQSAQRDHILIKVKADTAARIQVTQAADLFRAKIVDVSTESVIIEATGSANKINALLEVLEPFGVREIVRAGTIGLSRGPRSMSEKALRG; translated from the coding sequence ATGAGCCGCCACACCCTCTCGGTTCTTGTAGAAGATAAGCCCGGCGTGCTGGCCAGAGTCTCAGGCCTCTTTGCCCGCCGCATGTTCAACATTGACTCCCTAGCCGTGGGCCCCACCGAGATTCCGGGTATCTCCCGCATCACCGTGGTGGTCGACGCCGAGGGCGTGCTGCTTGAACAGGTTACCAAACAGCTCAACAAACTGATTCACGTGCTCAAGATCGTGGAACTGCCCGATGAACAGTCGGCCCAACGCGACCACATTCTCATTAAGGTCAAGGCAGACACGGCAGCCCGCATCCAGGTCACCCAGGCCGCCGACCTTTTCCGTGCCAAGATTGTGGACGTCTCTACCGAGTCCGTCATTATCGAGGCCACCGGTTCTGCCAACAAAATCAACGCCCTGCTCGAAGTGTTAGAACCCTTCGGCGTGCGTGAGATTGTTCGCGCCGGGACTATCGGGCTCTCCCGCGGCCCCCGGTCAATGAGCGAGAAGGCCCTGCGCGGCTAG